Proteins encoded within one genomic window of Platichthys flesus chromosome 13, fPlaFle2.1, whole genome shotgun sequence:
- the cfap97d2 gene encoding sperm axonemal maintenance protein CFAP97D1, whose protein sequence is MQHLAHPSPFPTGSQFLQQKFDKASYDLHKRKVKSAESTINTTPPKTYGHLDLKLKKQKLEEKRTLRIQQENTMLMERISHIMRTTGGVDCRNYYDKKSLGKEKRQLESLRITEENQMILFCLSQCRPHYNVRSWHDDWLKTLKLMDSIAHYPRGRAKLQKGQNKPDKGSSGWDKGQMISTDATTHSPASNNTKAKTTSGGSEMKTGTSETQDTGTENQQDTATHPDPESP, encoded by the exons ATGCAGCATCTGGCACATCCATCCCCATTTCCCACTGGAAGCCAATTTCTTCAGCAAAAATTTGACAAGGCTTCATATGATTTGCACAAGCGGAAG GTAAAGTCTGCTGaatcaacaataaacacaactcCACCAAAGACATATGGTCACCTGGATCTGAAGCTGAAGAAACAAAAG CTTGAAGAGAAAAGGACACTGAGGATTCAGCAGGAAAACACCATGCTCATGGAAAGAATATCACACATCATGAGGACGACTGGAGGAGTCGACTGCAGAAATTACTACGACAAGAAAAG CCTTGGCAAAGAGAAGCGACAGCTGGAGTCGCTCCGTATCACCGAGGAGAATCAAATGATCCTGTTCTGCCTGAGCCAGTGCAGGCCTCACTATAATGTCAGGAGCTGGCATGATGACTGGCTCAAAACCCTCAAGTTGATGGACAGCATCGCACATTACCCCAGAGGAAGAGCAAAACTGCAGAAG GGGCAAAACAAACCCGACAAGGGGAGCAGTGGCTGGGATAAAGGACAAATGATAAGCACAGATGCAACCACACACAGCCCTGccagcaacaacacaaaggcCAAAACAACATCGGGgggaagtgaaatgaaaacaggaaccAGCGAGACACAAGATACAGGAACAGAGAACCAGCAGGACACAGCTACACACCCTGACCCTGAAAGTCCCTGA